One genomic window of Luteitalea pratensis includes the following:
- a CDS encoding ATP-binding cassette domain-containing protein produces MQGARVNNLKDISIEIPKRRLTVFTGVSGSGKSSLVFGTIAAESQRLINETYSAFVQGFMPTLARPDVDVLDGLTTAIIVDQERIGSNPRSTVGTVTDANAMLRIVFSRLGKPHIGSANAYSFNVPSVTASGAITVDRGEGRTQTKKATFNRLGGMCPRCEGMGNVNDFDLSALYDDSKSLNEGALIIPGYSMDGWFGRIFRGCGFFDADKPLRKYNKRELHDLLYKEPTKIKVDGINLTYEGLIPKIQKSFLSKDVDALQPHVRAFVERTITFTVCPECDGTRLSKEARSSKIKGKNIADVCSMQISDLAEWVRDLDEPTVAPLLAALGESLESFVEIGLGYLSLDRPSGTLSGGEAQRTKMIRHLGSSLTDITYVFDEPTIGLHPHDIQRMNDLLRQLRDKGNTVLVVEHKPETIVIADHVVDLGPGAGTAGGAVCFEGTVEGLRASNTITGRHFDDRAALKKKVRTKTGSLEVRGASTHNLQHVDVDIPLGVLVVVTGVAGSGKSSLIQGSVSERDGVVTVDQGAIRGSRRSNPATYTGLLDPIRTAFAKANGVKPALFSANSEGACPTCNGAGVIYTDLGIMAGIATTCEDCEGKRFQASVLDYHFGGRDISEVLAMGVTGAKAFFGHGEARTPAAHAILERLDDVGLGYLSLGQPLTTLSGGERQRLKLATHMGEKGGVYILDEPTSGLHLADVERLLGLLDRLVDSGKSVIVIEHHQAVMAHADWIIDLGPGAGHDGGRIVFEGTPASLVAGQSTLTGKHLASYVGR; encoded by the coding sequence GTGCAGGGCGCACGCGTGAACAACCTCAAGGACATCAGTATCGAGATCCCGAAGCGCCGGCTGACGGTGTTCACTGGCGTGTCGGGCTCTGGCAAGAGTTCGCTGGTGTTCGGCACCATCGCCGCGGAGTCGCAACGGCTGATCAACGAGACTTACAGCGCCTTTGTGCAGGGCTTCATGCCGACGCTGGCGCGGCCGGACGTCGACGTCCTCGACGGGCTGACGACCGCGATCATCGTCGACCAGGAGCGGATTGGATCGAACCCACGTTCCACCGTCGGCACCGTCACCGACGCGAACGCGATGCTGCGGATCGTCTTCAGCCGGCTCGGAAAGCCGCACATCGGCTCGGCCAACGCGTACTCGTTCAACGTCCCCTCGGTGACCGCGAGTGGTGCCATCACCGTCGATCGAGGCGAGGGCAGGACGCAGACGAAGAAGGCGACCTTCAATCGTCTCGGCGGCATGTGTCCACGCTGCGAAGGCATGGGCAACGTCAACGACTTCGACCTGTCCGCGCTGTACGACGACAGCAAGTCGCTCAACGAGGGCGCGCTCATCATCCCCGGCTACAGCATGGACGGCTGGTTCGGCCGCATCTTTCGCGGTTGCGGCTTCTTCGATGCCGACAAGCCGCTCCGCAAGTACAACAAGAGGGAGTTGCACGACCTGCTCTACAAGGAACCGACGAAGATCAAGGTCGACGGCATCAACCTCACGTACGAGGGGCTGATCCCGAAGATCCAGAAGTCGTTCCTCTCCAAGGACGTCGACGCGCTGCAGCCGCACGTCCGCGCCTTCGTGGAGCGGACCATCACCTTCACCGTCTGCCCAGAGTGTGACGGCACGCGGCTCAGCAAAGAGGCCCGGTCGTCGAAGATCAAGGGGAAGAACATCGCCGACGTCTGCTCGATGCAGATCAGCGACCTGGCCGAGTGGGTCCGCGATCTCGACGAACCCACCGTCGCCCCGCTGCTGGCCGCGCTCGGCGAGAGCCTCGAGTCGTTCGTGGAGATCGGCCTCGGCTACCTGAGCCTCGACCGGCCGTCGGGCACGCTCTCTGGTGGCGAGGCTCAGCGTACCAAGATGATCCGCCACCTCGGCTCGTCGCTCACCGACATCACGTACGTGTTCGACGAACCGACCATCGGATTGCACCCCCACGACATCCAGCGGATGAACGACCTGCTGCGGCAGCTGCGGGACAAGGGCAATACGGTGCTCGTCGTGGAACACAAGCCGGAGACGATCGTGATCGCCGACCACGTCGTCGACCTCGGCCCCGGCGCCGGCACGGCGGGCGGCGCCGTCTGCTTCGAAGGCACCGTCGAGGGTTTGCGGGCCAGCAACACCATCACCGGCCGCCATTTCGACGACCGGGCCGCGCTCAAGAAGAAGGTGCGGACGAAAACCGGCAGTCTCGAGGTGCGCGGCGCCAGCACGCACAACCTGCAGCACGTCGATGTCGACATACCGCTCGGCGTGCTGGTGGTGGTGACCGGTGTGGCAGGGTCGGGAAAGAGCTCACTGATCCAGGGCTCGGTGTCGGAGCGGGACGGAGTGGTGACGGTCGACCAGGGTGCGATCCGAGGCTCGCGACGCAGCAACCCGGCGACGTACACGGGACTGCTCGACCCGATCCGCACTGCGTTCGCGAAGGCCAACGGCGTGAAGCCGGCGCTCTTCAGCGCCAACTCCGAAGGCGCCTGCCCCACCTGCAACGGCGCCGGTGTCATCTACACCGACCTGGGGATAATGGCCGGCATCGCCACCACGTGCGAGGACTGCGAGGGAAAGCGCTTCCAGGCATCGGTGCTGGACTACCACTTCGGGGGCCGAGACATCAGCGAGGTGCTCGCGATGGGGGTGACCGGGGCGAAGGCATTCTTCGGCCACGGCGAGGCGCGCACGCCGGCCGCGCACGCCATCCTCGAACGGCTCGACGACGTCGGGCTCGGCTACCTCAGCCTCGGCCAGCCACTGACGACGCTGTCCGGCGGCGAGCGGCAGCGGCTCAAACTGGCCACCCACATGGGCGAGAAGGGCGGCGTCTACATCCTCGACGAACCGACGTCCGGCCTCCACCTCGCCGATGTCGAACGGCTGCTCGGCCTGCTCGATCGTCTCGTCGACTCTGGCAAGTCGGTGATCGTGATCGAGCACCACCAGGCGGTGATGGCGCACGCCGACTGGATCATCGACCTCGGTCCGGGCGCCGGGCATGACGGCGGCCGGATCGTCTTCGAGGGCACACCCGCGAGTCTCGTCGCCGGCCAGTCCACCCTCACGGGCAAACATCTGGCCTCTTACGTCGGCAGGTGA
- a CDS encoding NuoI/complex I 23 kDa subunit family protein: protein MGVKVLRRRELTFWEELYIPQIFSGLRITSAHFFRNLFLHAAHSVGALTHRAASATFQYPEQPRPLARRFRSRHRLTVREEGTPRCVGCMLCETVCPARCITIVAGEHPDPNVEKYPVRFDIDLGICVYCGYCVEVCPEDAIRMDTGILDVAAYSRDEMKLDIHELMNPALRKPVVECDLKFPHECRHSGGEIKGSWE, encoded by the coding sequence ATGGGCGTCAAGGTCCTGCGGCGGCGCGAGCTCACGTTCTGGGAAGAGCTGTACATTCCGCAGATCTTCAGCGGCCTCAGAATCACGTCTGCACACTTCTTCCGGAACCTGTTTCTTCACGCGGCGCACAGCGTCGGCGCGCTCACGCACCGTGCGGCGTCGGCGACGTTCCAGTATCCCGAGCAGCCGAGGCCGCTGGCGCGGCGATTCCGCAGCCGCCATCGCTTGACCGTCCGTGAAGAAGGTACTCCACGCTGCGTGGGATGCATGCTGTGCGAGACCGTCTGCCCGGCCAGGTGCATCACCATCGTTGCCGGTGAACATCCCGATCCCAACGTCGAGAAGTATCCGGTCCGCTTCGACATCGACCTGGGGATCTGCGTCTATTGCGGATACTGCGTGGAGGTCTGCCCCGAGGACGCCATCCGCATGGACACGGGGATACTCGACGTCGCGGCCTATTCCCGGGACGAGATGAAGCTCGACATCCACGAACTGATGAACCCGGCCCTGCGCAAGCCCGTGGTCGAGTGCGACCTGAAATTCCCGCATGAGTGCCGCCATAGCGGCGGAGAGATCAAGGGCAGCTGGGAGTGA
- a CDS encoding FKBP-type peptidyl-prolyl cis-trans isomerase, whose translation MIPAPADVAAPPADATVTPSGLASRQLEAGTGTQHPGPRSRVLVHYSGWTTDGQMFDSSVSRGEPIAFGLYQVIAGWTEGVQLMVEGEKRRFWIPEPLAYGGRAGAPAGMLVFDVELIRIES comes from the coding sequence ATGATTCCTGCACCTGCCGATGTCGCCGCACCGCCGGCCGATGCCACCGTCACCCCGAGCGGGCTGGCCTCACGCCAGCTCGAAGCCGGGACCGGCACACAGCATCCGGGCCCGCGCTCGCGCGTACTCGTCCACTACTCGGGCTGGACGACTGACGGACAGATGTTCGACAGCTCGGTGAGCCGCGGCGAACCGATCGCCTTCGGCCTGTACCAGGTCATCGCCGGCTGGACCGAAGGCGTGCAGCTGATGGTGGAGGGCGAGAAGCGACGGTTCTGGATTCCTGAGCCCCTCGCCTACGGCGGACGCGCGGGTGCCCCGGCCGGCATGCTGGTATTCGACGTCGAGCTGATTCGCATCGAGTCGTAG
- a CDS encoding helix-turn-helix transcriptional regulator, whose amino-acid sequence MNSRPAVAPHLRELALLRRVRDRMDREYDQPLDVEALARGVQMSAGHLSRQFKLAYGESPYAYLMTRRIERAMALLRRGDLSVTDVCFEVGCSSLGTFSTRFTELVGVPPSVYRRDAAHATTGMPSCVAKQVTRPVRNREARAQDRT is encoded by the coding sequence GTGAACAGCAGACCAGCCGTGGCGCCGCACCTGCGCGAACTCGCGCTGCTCCGCCGTGTTCGCGACCGCATGGATCGGGAGTACGACCAGCCCCTGGACGTCGAGGCGCTCGCCCGCGGCGTACAGATGTCGGCCGGGCACCTCAGCCGCCAGTTCAAGCTGGCGTACGGCGAGTCGCCCTACGCCTATCTGATGACGCGAAGGATCGAACGCGCGATGGCGCTGCTGCGTCGTGGCGACCTCAGCGTCACGGATGTCTGCTTCGAGGTCGGCTGCTCGTCGCTGGGCACGTTCAGCACTCGCTTCACCGAGCTCGTCGGCGTGCCGCCCAGCGTCTATCGGCGCGACGCCGCGCATGCGACGACGGGGATGCCATCCTGCGTCGCGAAACAGGTGACCAGACCGGTCAGGAATCGAGAAGCGCGGGCCCAGGACCGCACCTAG
- a CDS encoding tetratricopeptide repeat protein, which translates to MASPVSEDVTRLHEVVTFYSYKGGTGRTMALANAACLITRRDPGCRVLAVDWDLEAPGLHYYLHPAQTGEAESAVDGLVEYFSQVQAAIKDRRGEAVDDEAVLANIPLSAHCRETVVPNVHLMQAGRFDSTYQARLSRLDWQEIYRDSPTLFRTFASLLLRQYDVVLVDSRTGLTDISGICTSLLPDKVVVVFTANQQSLTGVEQLVRSSVEYRRGSPDLRPLLVYPLPSRIDDQREQLRRQWRHGDATLGIEGFQPQFERILRGAYALDGCDLSDYFNEVQVQHSPDYSYGEKVAALAAPDHDRFSIIRSYEALLDWLGSSAAPWETPAQARERTRLESLLQREAEFQRDATIDVAPLLALQAEIVRLSQQHRGATHLDTVRAMQRYVRTALGGGGDLSAALTVLESLGAALPQLRVPVRVHAIGAMLQATPSLRAQGQSAAAERLGRLALSEIEALRGPSGASADVVAALDALGSQLQDAAAFAEARTLREFVLEERRRCDGDERQSTLNASRRLAETHWALGNYATARSMLEHAGTIAATVLGEQARETLAIRQQLAEVLAEQGHADQALQLTDAVLEARSRLLGPAHEDTLATLALRSDVLRDSGRLDEARAACEAVVAAQSASLGNDNPDTLASRDRLAAILQAQGHLAEARAAQEAVVEAYGRVFGAQHPVTLRATANLAATLWALGALSEARALEQHVLDVRRDVLGPAHPETLTAMNNLASTLWSQGDLVGARALEEQALETRRRVLGDDHPATLVSMGNLAETLRLQGELPEAKALGMAVIEGRRRTLGPEHPETLAAMNNLALTLRALGDAEQARRLLEQVVEVRRRVQGHEHPDTLKAAYNLAETLRQAGDLTKARQIHETVLAARRRILGHEDRDTLASMVELSLTASAQDDFATARPLLEHVLEEYLRLAGEDDRRTLAVRTHLARALIALGDVAGAQLHQEHLASAWARRVEKDRIESGPRGIGDYPGARGTRS; encoded by the coding sequence ATGGCGTCCCCAGTTTCCGAGGACGTCACGCGCCTCCACGAAGTAGTCACTTTCTACTCGTACAAGGGCGGCACGGGACGCACCATGGCACTTGCCAACGCGGCGTGCCTGATCACCCGCCGGGATCCGGGCTGTCGCGTTCTGGCGGTCGACTGGGATCTCGAAGCCCCGGGCTTGCATTACTACCTGCATCCAGCTCAGACAGGTGAGGCAGAGTCGGCAGTCGACGGACTGGTCGAGTACTTCTCGCAGGTGCAGGCTGCCATCAAGGACCGCCGCGGCGAGGCGGTGGACGACGAGGCCGTGTTGGCGAACATTCCCCTGTCCGCCCACTGCCGCGAGACCGTCGTGCCCAACGTCCACCTGATGCAGGCTGGCCGATTCGATTCGACGTACCAGGCGCGATTGAGCAGGCTCGACTGGCAGGAGATATACCGGGACTCACCGACGCTCTTTCGTACGTTCGCGAGCCTGCTGTTGCGCCAGTACGACGTCGTGCTCGTCGATTCGCGGACCGGGCTCACCGACATCAGCGGTATCTGTACCTCGCTGCTGCCCGACAAGGTCGTGGTGGTCTTCACGGCCAATCAGCAGAGCCTGACTGGCGTCGAGCAGCTTGTGCGGTCGAGCGTGGAGTACCGGCGTGGATCTCCGGACCTCCGGCCGCTGCTCGTCTATCCGTTGCCGTCGCGCATTGACGATCAACGCGAGCAACTGCGCCGCCAGTGGCGCCACGGCGATGCGACGCTCGGTATCGAAGGGTTCCAGCCGCAGTTCGAACGCATTCTCCGTGGTGCGTATGCGCTGGATGGGTGCGACCTTTCGGACTACTTCAATGAAGTGCAGGTGCAGCACAGTCCCGACTACTCCTACGGTGAGAAAGTGGCGGCGCTGGCGGCTCCCGACCACGACCGCTTCTCGATCATCCGAAGCTATGAGGCGTTGCTCGACTGGCTGGGCAGTTCCGCGGCGCCATGGGAGACGCCGGCGCAGGCGCGAGAGCGAACGCGGCTCGAGAGCCTGCTTCAGCGTGAAGCGGAGTTCCAGCGAGACGCGACGATCGATGTTGCGCCCTTGCTGGCGTTGCAGGCGGAAATCGTCCGTTTGTCGCAGCAGCATCGGGGAGCGACACACCTCGACACGGTGCGCGCCATGCAGCGCTACGTGCGCACGGCGCTCGGTGGCGGTGGCGATCTCTCTGCCGCCCTGACCGTGCTCGAGTCGCTCGGCGCCGCGCTGCCGCAGCTGCGCGTTCCCGTGCGCGTACACGCGATCGGCGCGATGCTCCAGGCCACACCGAGTCTCCGTGCGCAGGGTCAATCCGCCGCCGCCGAACGGCTTGGCCGGCTCGCGCTCTCGGAAATCGAGGCCCTGCGCGGCCCCTCAGGCGCCTCCGCCGACGTGGTCGCGGCCCTGGACGCGCTCGGCTCACAGCTCCAGGACGCGGCCGCCTTCGCCGAAGCACGGACGCTTCGCGAGTTCGTCCTCGAAGAGCGTCGAAGGTGCGACGGCGACGAGCGCCAGTCCACGCTCAACGCCAGCCGCCGTCTGGCGGAAACGCATTGGGCACTCGGCAACTACGCAACGGCCCGGAGCATGCTCGAGCATGCCGGCACAATCGCTGCGACAGTCCTCGGCGAGCAGGCTCGCGAGACGCTCGCGATTCGTCAGCAACTCGCCGAGGTACTGGCCGAGCAGGGTCACGCCGACCAGGCACTTCAATTGACGGATGCCGTCCTCGAGGCCCGGTCACGCCTCCTGGGTCCCGCCCACGAGGACACCCTGGCCACGCTGGCGTTGAGGTCCGACGTGCTGCGCGACAGCGGGCGCCTCGACGAAGCTCGCGCGGCCTGCGAGGCCGTGGTGGCAGCCCAGTCGGCGTCGCTCGGTAACGACAATCCTGACACGCTCGCATCCAGGGATCGCCTGGCCGCCATCCTGCAGGCTCAGGGGCACCTTGCGGAGGCCCGCGCGGCGCAGGAGGCAGTGGTGGAGGCCTATGGCCGCGTCTTTGGCGCGCAGCACCCGGTGACACTGCGTGCGACGGCCAATCTGGCTGCAACGTTGTGGGCACTCGGGGCACTATCCGAGGCACGCGCCCTGGAACAGCATGTGCTCGACGTCCGGCGTGACGTGCTCGGCCCGGCCCATCCCGAGACGTTGACCGCGATGAACAACCTGGCCAGTACCTTGTGGTCGCAGGGCGACCTTGTCGGCGCTCGGGCGCTTGAGGAGCAGGCGCTGGAGACACGTCGCCGCGTGCTCGGTGACGATCATCCAGCCACGCTTGTCTCGATGGGTAACCTGGCCGAGACACTTCGCCTGCAGGGAGAGTTGCCTGAGGCCAAGGCGTTGGGCATGGCTGTCATCGAGGGCCGCCGTCGGACGTTGGGACCAGAGCATCCTGAAACACTCGCGGCCATGAACAACCTGGCGCTGACGCTCCGCGCCTTGGGCGACGCCGAGCAAGCGCGGCGGCTGCTCGAACAGGTAGTCGAGGTCCGCCGCCGCGTGCAAGGCCACGAGCACCCGGACACGTTGAAAGCGGCTTACAACCTCGCGGAAACGCTTCGTCAGGCCGGCGACCTGACGAAGGCGCGGCAAATTCACGAGACCGTCCTCGCTGCACGGCGCCGCATTCTCGGCCATGAGGACCGTGACACGCTTGCCTCGATGGTCGAGCTGTCGCTGACTGCCAGCGCGCAGGACGACTTCGCGACCGCCCGGCCGTTACTGGAGCACGTGCTCGAGGAGTACCTGCGCTTGGCCGGCGAGGACGACCGAAGGACGCTGGCGGTGCGCACGCACCTCGCGCGGGCCTTGATTGCGCTGGGCGATGTGGCCGGTGCGCAGTTGCACCAGGAGCATCTGGCCTCGGCGTGGGCGCGGCGAGTCGAAAAGGACCGGATCGAGTCAGGGCCGCGGGGGATCGGCGACTATCCTGGGGCACGCGGCACCAGGAGCTGA
- a CDS encoding VOC family protein yields the protein MDITIHSSFLPHDDPDASLAFYRDTLGFEVRNDVGYNGMRWITVGPVGQPGISIVLHPPAATPGLTGDERRTIAEMMAKGTYAMVILATRDLDGTFERLQASGADVIQEPTMQPYGIRDCAFRDPAGNHIRINEVR from the coding sequence ATGGATATCACCATTCACTCGAGCTTTCTCCCCCACGACGACCCTGACGCCTCGCTGGCCTTCTACCGCGACACCCTCGGCTTCGAGGTCCGCAACGACGTCGGCTACAACGGGATGCGCTGGATCACGGTCGGACCCGTCGGCCAGCCCGGCATCTCCATCGTCCTGCATCCACCAGCCGCCACGCCCGGCCTCACCGGCGACGAGCGCCGGACCATCGCCGAGATGATGGCCAAGGGCACGTACGCCATGGTCATCCTGGCCACCCGCGACCTCGATGGCACGTTCGAACGTCTGCAGGCCAGCGGCGCCGACGTCATCCAGGAGCCCACGATGCAGCCGTACGGCATCCGCGACTGTGCGTTCCGCGATCCCGCAGGCAACCACATCCGGATCAACGAGGTGCGCTGA
- a CDS encoding toll/interleukin-1 receptor domain-containing protein has product MTDTLHACFISYRHPATAGSREEKLIAHVFKAISDHVEMYTHTHQVYFDQKRLVPGYQYDEKLAEAICRSACMVIVYWPAYLESDYCLQEIEAMLEIEKRRRKKLGSELHGCRLIIPFIVRGRFEDLPNAVRDGCQYLDYSRQATNPHFNIGEDEETSAKLFEIANYIKSLCDKLQRVGADVVGTCKDYGFPARMQVTQPEMAPPPPPPFPGQ; this is encoded by the coding sequence ATGACTGACACGCTCCACGCCTGCTTCATCAGCTATCGCCATCCGGCTACCGCAGGCAGCCGCGAAGAGAAGTTGATCGCGCATGTCTTCAAGGCGATCAGCGATCACGTCGAGATGTACACGCATACGCACCAGGTCTACTTCGACCAGAAGCGCCTCGTGCCCGGCTACCAATACGACGAGAAGCTCGCCGAGGCAATCTGCCGTAGCGCGTGCATGGTCATTGTTTACTGGCCGGCGTACCTCGAATCGGACTACTGCCTACAAGAGATCGAGGCCATGCTCGAGATCGAGAAGCGTCGGCGAAAGAAGCTTGGTAGCGAGCTCCACGGCTGCCGGCTGATCATCCCCTTCATCGTGCGTGGCCGCTTCGAAGATCTGCCAAACGCCGTGCGCGACGGCTGCCAGTACCTCGACTATTCGCGCCAGGCGACCAATCCGCACTTCAACATCGGCGAAGACGAAGAGACCAGCGCGAAGCTGTTCGAGATTGCCAATTACATCAAGTCGCTCTGCGACAAGCTGCAGAGAGTCGGCGCGGATGTGGTCGGCACCTGCAAGGACTACGGTTTTCCGGCCAGGATGCAGGTGACGCAACCAGAGATGGCGCCTCCACCGCCGCCGCCGTTCCCCGGACAATGA
- a CDS encoding dihydrofolate reductase family protein: MRKLIVSEFVSLDGVMQAPGGKDEDRDGGFEHGGWTIPYWHDDIGAAFGGLMQGVDAFLLGRRTYVTHADAFEPLPPGDPFGDLMNAPRKYVVSKTLTQPIWRNTTVIRDNVVGSIRALKAEPGGTILTDGSSQLVHAMIEHDLVDELHLLVYPLALGSGKRALPAGVHATFELASATPYPTGVVGLHYRRRRAS; this comes from the coding sequence ATGAGGAAGCTGATCGTTTCGGAGTTCGTGTCGCTGGACGGCGTGATGCAGGCCCCAGGCGGGAAGGACGAGGACCGCGACGGCGGGTTCGAGCACGGCGGCTGGACCATACCGTACTGGCACGATGACATCGGTGCCGCGTTCGGCGGACTGATGCAGGGCGTCGATGCGTTCCTGCTGGGCCGTCGAACCTACGTGACGCATGCCGATGCGTTCGAGCCACTGCCGCCGGGCGATCCGTTCGGCGACCTGATGAACGCGCCGAGGAAGTACGTGGTCTCGAAGACGCTGACGCAGCCGATCTGGCGCAACACGACGGTCATTCGAGACAACGTGGTCGGATCCATTCGGGCGCTCAAGGCGGAGCCGGGCGGCACCATCCTGACCGACGGCAGCAGCCAGCTCGTACATGCCATGATCGAGCACGACCTGGTCGACGAGCTGCACCTGCTCGTGTATCCCCTGGCCCTCGGCAGTGGCAAACGCGCGCTGCCGGCTGGTGTCCACGCGACCTTCGAGCTGGCGTCGGCCACGCCGTATCCGACCGGAGTCGTGGGGCTTCACTATCGTCGGCGTCGCGCGAGCTGA
- a CDS encoding TAXI family TRAP transporter solute-binding subunit — translation MTVSVVALVFAFVALLEFLTPSLAYQLRDRVVETASGRRGRTYRIALGSAIGSSYRAGTVLNQHLRDRAGYELELVSTVAPGNVRLLLDASQRIDLAVVSSVDDDAVRSSGVYGVAALEPQHFFVIVRTDSALRDVRDLTGAVNPGVRDAGHPPTLGERVLDYYGLLTSTPGTGAPVTVVRPRGSNVADFESGHMVAATRTQFLRSPLIDEILNTADYRLVPIRDHEALARSIPGARPGFIPAGLYGPGRRIPSEAVPTLVVTQLLVARPDVPGRVVRDILECMYHPRFARDAQYAFTESTGRDVGGLPLHPAATIFYGRNDLVTSDRLGRLSFVGSVLVALFTLAQYAIRLRRNDSLRDRRRLLGDELARLEQLRGQIAGDSDAGTRRALVCDADEVLSRAEQQAAAGQWSSEDIQALRSLHALCRVSEGRLPASAEPPPVPVAAPSPR, via the coding sequence GTGACGGTCTCCGTCGTCGCGCTTGTCTTCGCATTCGTCGCGCTCCTGGAATTCCTCACCCCCAGCCTCGCCTATCAGCTCAGGGACCGCGTCGTCGAGACTGCGTCAGGTCGGCGGGGCCGTACGTACCGGATCGCGCTCGGCTCCGCGATCGGATCGAGTTACCGCGCGGGCACGGTGCTCAACCAGCACCTTCGAGACAGGGCCGGCTATGAGCTCGAACTCGTGAGTACCGTCGCTCCCGGTAACGTCCGGCTGCTGCTCGACGCCAGCCAGCGGATCGATCTCGCCGTCGTCAGCAGCGTCGACGATGACGCGGTGCGATCCTCTGGCGTGTATGGAGTCGCCGCTCTCGAGCCGCAGCACTTCTTCGTCATCGTGCGCACCGACAGCGCGTTGCGGGACGTGCGCGATCTGACCGGTGCGGTCAACCCCGGTGTACGCGACGCGGGGCATCCGCCAACCCTCGGCGAGCGCGTCCTCGATTACTACGGGCTGCTGACGTCGACGCCGGGAACAGGAGCACCGGTCACGGTGGTGCGTCCACGAGGCAGCAACGTCGCGGACTTCGAATCGGGCCACATGGTCGCGGCTACGCGAACACAGTTCCTCCGATCACCGCTCATCGACGAGATCCTGAACACCGCTGACTACCGACTGGTACCCATACGCGATCACGAGGCCCTCGCGCGATCGATTCCGGGTGCCCGGCCCGGCTTCATTCCGGCTGGCCTCTACGGGCCCGGCCGCCGCATTCCCTCCGAGGCGGTGCCGACGCTCGTCGTCACGCAATTGCTGGTCGCACGGCCGGATGTCCCTGGACGCGTCGTGCGGGACATCCTCGAGTGCATGTACCACCCGCGGTTCGCACGCGATGCGCAGTACGCGTTCACGGAATCGACGGGACGTGACGTCGGCGGCCTGCCGCTTCATCCGGCGGCCACGATCTTCTACGGCCGCAACGACCTCGTCACCTCGGATCGACTCGGTCGACTGTCGTTCGTCGGCTCGGTGCTGGTCGCGCTCTTCACGCTCGCGCAATACGCCATCCGGCTCCGCCGCAACGACAGTCTGCGGGACAGGCGCCGCCTGCTCGGCGACGAGCTTGCGCGACTCGAACAGCTGCGGGGGCAGATCGCGGGCGACAGCGATGCCGGCACGAGACGGGCGCTGGTTTGCGATGCAGACGAGGTGCTGTCGCGGGCGGAGCAGCAGGCGGCGGCCGGACAGTGGAGCAGCGAGGACATCCAGGCGCTCCGATCGCTGCACGCACTGTGCCGGGTGTCCGAGGGCCGCCTTCCGGCCAGCGCGGAACCTCCGCCGGTCCCGGTTGCGGCGCCATCGCCGCGATGA